One part of the Luteolibacter flavescens genome encodes these proteins:
- a CDS encoding arabinan endo-1,5-alpha-L-arabinosidase — protein sequence MHRVFRFPSRGLLLASLAAAVACHAVNAAEPKPGGPLETTASRGVTARDPSTIVKHGDTYWTFFTGRGVPSLHSKDLVTWERGPRVLEKPPEWIAKEVPKNDGIYWAPDVMKVGDQYLLYYSVSSFGAMHSAIGLATNPTLDPKSPDFRWTDHGPVVQSRDGGDFNTIDPSIFLDDDGKLWLSFGSQWSGLKLVELDPKSGKRLKPDEPMTPLAAGQSIEAPWIYKRKGHYYLFLNRGNCCAGVNSTYHITVGRSEDIKGPYVAKDGSLMIDGGGTLVLDKKIGTLTGPGHAGIVEKDGKSWFSCHFEADDRMEGKATLGVMPIRWSEDGWPEVLPPDATK from the coding sequence CACGGGGCCTCCTTCTCGCCTCGCTGGCAGCCGCGGTCGCTTGCCATGCCGTGAACGCCGCGGAGCCGAAACCCGGCGGACCGCTGGAGACCACCGCCAGCCGCGGAGTGACGGCAAGAGATCCCTCGACGATCGTAAAGCACGGCGACACCTACTGGACCTTCTTCACCGGTCGCGGCGTGCCATCCCTGCACTCGAAGGACCTCGTCACCTGGGAGCGCGGGCCGCGCGTGCTGGAGAAGCCCCCGGAATGGATCGCGAAGGAGGTGCCGAAGAACGACGGCATCTACTGGGCACCGGACGTGATGAAGGTGGGCGACCAGTATCTCCTCTACTACTCGGTCTCCAGCTTCGGCGCGATGCACTCGGCCATCGGGCTGGCGACGAATCCGACGCTCGATCCGAAGAGCCCGGACTTCCGCTGGACCGACCACGGGCCCGTGGTGCAATCGCGCGACGGTGGCGATTTCAATACCATCGACCCGTCCATCTTCCTCGATGACGATGGTAAGCTGTGGCTTTCCTTCGGCTCGCAATGGAGCGGCCTGAAGCTGGTGGAACTCGATCCGAAATCCGGGAAGCGCCTCAAGCCGGACGAGCCGATGACCCCGCTCGCGGCTGGCCAATCGATCGAGGCCCCGTGGATCTACAAGCGGAAGGGCCACTACTATCTCTTCCTGAATCGAGGGAACTGCTGCGCGGGTGTGAACAGCACCTACCACATCACGGTCGGCCGCAGCGAAGACATCAAGGGCCCCTACGTCGCGAAGGACGGCTCGCTGATGATCGATGGCGGCGGCACGCTCGTGCTGGACAAGAAGATCGGCACGCTCACCGGTCCCGGCCATGCCGGCATCGTGGAGAAGGACGGCAAGAGCTGGTTCAGTTGCCACTTCGAGGCGGACGATCGCATGGAGGGGAAGGCCACGCTGGGCGTGATGCCGATCCGCTGGAGCGAGGACGGCTGGCCGGAAGTCCTCCCGCCGGACGCGACCAAGTGA
- a CDS encoding RNA polymerase sigma factor produces MPGADINQVRQHLDRLYREESGRILATLIRLLGDFDVAEDVMHDAFAKALQRWPSDGIPANGRAWLVSAGRNQAIDALRRRARFDASQEKIADEIFASTGRQEESVEDDRLRLIFTCCHPALAPEGRAALTLREVCGLTTEEIARAFLTTPPALAQRIVRAKAKIRDARLPYQVPSPEELPARLPPVLQVIYLVFNEGYYATSGASLTRADLSAEAIRLGRLLHTLLPEPEVIGLLGLMLLQESRRAARTSDDGELILLENQDRSLWDGRLITEGIALVEQALTSRRFGPYTLQGAIAAVHAEAPDAASTDWPQIVALYTLLAKAAPSPVVELNRAVAVAMRDGPEAGLELIDALLSRGDLTGYHLAHSARADLCRRLGRHEEARDSYRHALALAQQAPERRFLEKRLRESGEIF; encoded by the coding sequence ATGCCCGGGGCCGACATCAATCAGGTGCGGCAACATCTGGACCGCCTCTACCGCGAGGAGTCCGGCCGCATCCTCGCGACATTGATCCGCCTGCTCGGCGACTTCGATGTGGCGGAGGACGTGATGCACGACGCCTTTGCCAAAGCCCTGCAACGATGGCCCAGCGACGGTATTCCGGCAAATGGTCGCGCTTGGCTGGTTTCCGCGGGACGCAATCAGGCGATCGACGCGCTACGCCGCCGGGCACGATTCGATGCATCACAGGAAAAGATCGCCGATGAGATCTTCGCGTCCACGGGGAGGCAGGAGGAGAGCGTGGAAGACGACCGGCTGCGGCTGATCTTTACCTGCTGTCATCCTGCGCTGGCTCCGGAGGGGCGGGCGGCACTGACGCTGCGCGAAGTCTGCGGACTGACCACCGAGGAAATCGCCCGTGCTTTCCTGACGACTCCACCGGCCCTCGCGCAGAGGATCGTGAGGGCGAAGGCGAAGATTCGCGATGCGAGGCTGCCCTATCAGGTGCCCTCGCCGGAGGAGCTGCCAGCGCGCCTGCCTCCGGTGCTGCAGGTGATCTATCTGGTCTTCAATGAAGGCTACTACGCCACCTCCGGTGCCTCATTGACCCGCGCGGATCTTTCGGCGGAGGCCATCCGTCTCGGTCGTCTGCTGCACACGCTGCTGCCGGAGCCAGAGGTGATAGGCTTGCTCGGGCTGATGCTCCTGCAAGAGTCACGGCGGGCAGCCCGCACATCGGACGATGGCGAGTTGATCCTGTTAGAGAATCAGGACCGCTCGCTCTGGGATGGCAGGCTGATCACCGAGGGGATCGCGCTGGTCGAGCAGGCGCTCACCTCGCGACGCTTCGGCCCTTACACGCTGCAGGGCGCCATCGCCGCGGTGCATGCCGAGGCACCGGACGCGGCCTCGACCGATTGGCCGCAGATCGTGGCGCTCTACACGCTGCTCGCGAAGGCAGCCCCCTCCCCCGTGGTGGAGCTGAATCGAGCTGTGGCAGTGGCGATGCGCGATGGCCCGGAGGCCGGGCTGGAATTGATCGATGCCCTGCTCTCCCGCGGAGATCTGACCGGCTACCATCTGGCCCACTCGGCCCGGGCCGACCTCTGCCGCCGGCTCGGACGCCATGAGGAAGCGCGGGATTCCTACCGCCACGCATTGGCACTGGCGCAGCAGGCACCCGAACGACGCTTCCTCGAGAAGCGACTCAGGGAGTCCGGCGAAATTTTTTGA
- a CDS encoding YciI family protein, with translation MIPRVYQPSTPADERAGEGFVPPADAIEQMTKYNEDLAKAVKILDIDGLCPLDKGARVTFEGGIPTLTDGPFIESKEVIGGYWIFEAASREEAVEWARRVPADAGDVIELRPIFEFPEA, from the coding sequence ATGATCCCCCGCGTCTATCAGCCCTCCACTCCCGCCGACGAACGCGCGGGCGAGGGCTTCGTGCCACCGGCCGACGCGATCGAGCAGATGACGAAGTACAATGAAGACCTTGCGAAGGCGGTGAAGATCCTGGACATCGACGGCCTCTGCCCGCTCGACAAGGGAGCACGCGTCACCTTCGAGGGAGGTATCCCCACCCTCACCGATGGTCCCTTCATCGAGTCAAAGGAGGTCATCGGCGGCTACTGGATCTTCGAGGCGGCGTCACGGGAGGAAGCCGTCGAGTGGGCGCGCCGCGTGCCTGCGGACGCCGGTGATGTGATCGAGCTGCGCCCGATCTTCGAGTTCCCGGAAGCGTGA
- a CDS encoding YciI family protein: MKYVCLGYIEPDKLGNLTESARNAMVDECFTYDDELRAKGHFAGGEALQPPQTAATLRWQDGQVVITDGPYAETKEQIGGILILEARDLNHAIQIMSKHPGVKAGPFEIRPAADLSEMIRESEQRRAGITTSD, translated from the coding sequence ATGAAATACGTCTGCCTGGGCTACATCGAGCCCGACAAGCTCGGCAATCTCACCGAATCCGCTCGCAATGCGATGGTCGATGAATGCTTCACCTACGACGACGAGCTGCGCGCGAAGGGACACTTCGCCGGCGGCGAGGCGCTGCAACCTCCGCAGACTGCCGCAACCCTGCGCTGGCAGGATGGCCAGGTGGTCATCACCGATGGCCCCTACGCGGAAACGAAGGAGCAGATCGGCGGCATCCTCATTCTGGAAGCACGCGACCTGAACCACGCGATCCAGATCATGTCGAAGCACCCGGGCGTGAAGGCCGGCCCCTTCGAGATCCGCCCTGCCGCCGACCTCAGCGAGATGATCCGCGAGAGCGAACAGCGCCGAGCGGGAATCACTACCTCCGACTGA
- a CDS encoding dihydrofolate reductase family protein — protein MPKLRVHCFGVSLDGFGAGPEQSLENPLGIGGLDLHQWFFPTQVFQEMHGAGESGGSTGVDNDFARRGFDGIGAWILGRNMFGPVRGEWPDDEWKGWWGEEPPYHAQVFVLTHHPRESIEMKGGTVFHFVTDGIHAALERAKEAAGDLDVRLCGGVATIRQYLESGLVDEMHVAVSPVILGSGESLLGGLDLLKLGYRCTGHVASSAATHFVITRE, from the coding sequence ATGCCAAAGCTACGCGTTCATTGCTTCGGGGTATCGCTCGACGGCTTCGGTGCCGGGCCGGAGCAGAGCCTTGAGAATCCCCTTGGCATCGGAGGGCTGGATCTCCACCAGTGGTTCTTCCCCACGCAGGTCTTCCAGGAAATGCACGGAGCTGGAGAAAGCGGAGGAAGCACCGGCGTGGACAATGATTTCGCCCGGCGCGGATTCGATGGCATCGGCGCGTGGATCCTCGGCCGTAACATGTTCGGCCCGGTCCGAGGCGAATGGCCGGACGATGAATGGAAGGGCTGGTGGGGCGAGGAGCCGCCGTATCATGCGCAGGTCTTCGTGCTGACTCATCATCCGCGCGAGTCGATCGAGATGAAAGGCGGGACGGTCTTCCATTTCGTCACGGATGGCATCCACGCCGCACTCGAGCGGGCGAAGGAGGCGGCGGGAGATTTGGACGTGAGGCTCTGCGGCGGCGTGGCCACCATCCGCCAGTATCTGGAGTCCGGATTGGTCGATGAAATGCATGTCGCCGTCTCCCCGGTGATCCTCGGCAGCGGAGAGAGCCTGCTCGGCGGACTGGATCTACTGAAGCTCGGCTATCGATGCACAGGACACGTGGCGAGTTCCGCCGCGACGCATTTCGTGATCACAAGGGAGTGA